In Sorghum bicolor cultivar BTx623 chromosome 10, Sorghum_bicolor_NCBIv3, whole genome shotgun sequence, one genomic interval encodes:
- the LOC8066370 gene encoding uncharacterized protein LOC8066370 produces MRRQSTGPSFLRRPDSMNRRSKIPPAACASIIIKSTQRQRGLKLKAAGTGMAAVWRRAWRSKSPWRGYGDGALQPIFGSSSSTTSGTRTTMTLSTSAYTTSSEPVKEESAIMELRQEEVVKTRRHMRGLVEEFCAGAGAGADGSNATAPDRWLSELNVAWLLSLAELDASGQRTFISRQLQSPAQTWIPALQVISTSVWKCLSSHDEPTDGLLDAVSEFAQFLKATLLKMLTFVDAIVALDPFSVINGAISQQQHVSSTCTSVVRAADKVRALLDVRHALSVASEQIIMSFCSSPYVLSTKVADDIGGLFSAQLGKLDQAIRDTFDHIRTAVTPSLDDDDGSSPRATGATQTTLLQSSPAIHKVTRSVINYINIVLSTEALLLPANYASHRPGDTSSLTTLTTEVVGSLEEELARVSRSFTDQSLRFIFLINNSYLIRQLLDTSWPPHLHDLTYLRFFDSITNRIDRYIQSYLQVSWAPVLKCLHNPTCHCFTRDSPLPKFESKFQSTYAAQKHWKVPEPELRKTLRQAIIERVVSGFTEYLEDNNSITSGVTPQELEEMLQELFEG; encoded by the coding sequence ATGAGACGGCAGAGCACGGGTCCTTCCTTTCTGAGGCGGCCGGACTCGATGAACCGCCGGTCGAAAATCCCGCCGGCCGCGTGCGCGTCCATCATCATCAAATCCACGCAGAGACAGAGAGGCTTAAAACTAAAAGCAGCAGGGACTGGGATGGCGGCCGTCTGGCGGAGAGCATGGAGGTCCAAATCCCCCTGGCGCGGCTACGGCGACGGCGCTCTGCAGCCGATttttggcagcagcagcagcaccactTCAGGTACCCGTACCACCATGACCCTCTCCACCTCCGCGTACACCACCTCATCCGAACCAGTCAAAGAAGAGAGCGCCATCATGGAGCTCAGGCAGGAGGAGGTTGTGAAGACGCGCCGGCACATGAGGGGCCTGGTGGAGGAATTCTGTGCTGGTGCCGGTGCTGGTGCCGATGGCAGCAACGCCACTGCCCCGGACAGGTGGCTCTCAGAGCTCAACGTCGCCTGGCTTCTAAGTCTTGCCGAGCTTGACGCGTCCGGGCAGAGGACCTTCATCTCACGCCAGCTACAGAGTCCTGCACAGACTTGGATCCCGGCTCTGCAGGTCATCAGCACATCCGTATGGAAATGCTTAAGTAGTCACGATGAACCAACCGATGGGTTGCTTGATGCAGTTTCTGAATTTGCACAGTTTCTCAAGGCGACCTTGCTGAAGATGCTCACCTTTGTTGACGCGATTGTTgctcttgatcctttcagtgtTATTAATGGTGCCATCAGCCAACAGCAGCATGTCTCTTCTACTTGTACGAGTGTGGTGCGGGCAGCTGACAAGGTCCGGGCACTGCTAGATGTGCGCCATGCTCTCTCCGTAGCCTCGGAACAGATCATCATGTCTTTCTGTTCCTCACCCTACGTGCTCTCCACAAAGGTAGCTGACGATATCGGAGGCCTCTTTTCAGCACAACTGGGTAAGCTGGATCAGGCCATACGGGACACATTTGATCACATCAGAACTGCTGTCACTCCGTCCTTGGACGACGATGACGGCTCCTCTCCGAGGGCAACGGGTGCTACTCAGACGACCCTGCTGCAATCATCACCCGCTATCCACAAGGTCACTCGGTCTGTCATAAACTATATCAATATCGTGTTGTCCACTGAAGCATTATTGCTCCCCGCGAATTATGCAAGTCATCGCCCGGGAGATACGTCTTCTTTGACTACCCTGACAACGGAGGTAGTCGGTTCCCTAGAGGAAGAGCTTGCCAGAGTGTCGCGGTCGTTCACAGACCAGAGCCTCAGGTTCATCTTCCTCATCAACAACTCCTACCTCATAAGGCAGCTGCTCGACACAAGTTGGCCTCCCCATCTCCATGACCTCACGTACTTAAGGTTTTTTGACAGCATCACTAACAGAATCGACAGGTACATACAAAGTTATCTCCAGGTGTCTTGGGCACCAGTGTTGAAATGCCTGCACAATCCCACGTGTCATTGCTTCACGAGAGACTCACCGCTGCCAAAGTTCGAGTCCAAGTTTCAGTCGACCTATGCTGCGCAAAAGCATTGGAAAGTCCCGGAACCTGAGCTGAGGAAGACGCTGCGTCAAGCTATCATCGAGAGAGTCGTTTCAGGATTTACGGAATACTTGGAGGATAACAATAGCATCACCTCAGGAGTCACTCCTCAGGAGCTGGAGGAGATGCTGCAGGAGCTATTCGAAGGATGA
- the LOC110431051 gene encoding ATP-dependent zinc metalloprotease FTSH 1, chloroplastic, translating into MAPPSVSSSHLLITASLPKPKPSSLRPPRLPLAKPLPTGAALLALAASPALAADAPTPAPVPPAPAPAPELQAEAPTPTANPFSTSLLTAPKPSAAASDLPEGAQWRYSEFLSAVKRGKVERVRFTKDGGLLQLTAVDGRRATVVVPNDPDLIDILATNGVDISVSEGESAGPGGFVAFVGNLLFPFLAFAGLFFLFRRAQGGPGAGPGGLGGPMDFGRSKSKFQEVPETGVTFLDVAGADQAKLELQEVVDFLKNPDKYTALGAKIPKGCLLVGPPGTGKTLLARAVAGEAGVPFFSCAASEFVELFVGVGASRVRDLFEKAKAKAPCIVFIDEIDAVGRQRGAGLGGGNDEREQTINQLLTEMDGFAGNSGVIVLAATNRPDVLDSALLRPGRFDRQVTVDRPDVAGRVKILEVHSRGKALAKDVDFEKIARRTPGFTGADLQNLMNEAAILAARRDLKEISKDEISDALERIIAGPEKKNAVVSEEKKRLVAYHEAGHALVGALMPEYDPVAKISIIPRGQAGGLTFFAPSEERLESGLYSRSYLENQMAVALGGRVAEEVIFGQENVTTGASNDFMQVSRVARQMVERFGFSKKIGQVAIGGPGGNPFLGQQMSSQKDYSMATADVVDAEVRELVEKAYSRATQIITTHIDILHKLAQLLIEKETVDGEEFMSLFIDGQAELFVA; encoded by the exons atggcgccgccgtcggTGTCGTCCTCCCACCTCCTCATCACCGCCTCGCTCCCAAAGCCCAAGCCTTCCTCCCTCCGCCCGCCGCGGCTCCCTCTCGCCAAGCCCCTCCCCACGGGTGCGGCGCTCCTCGCTCTCGCGGCCTCGCCCGCGCTCGCCGCCGACGCGCCTACCCCCGCCCCGGTTCCCCCGGCTCCGGCTCCCGCGCCCGAGCTCCAGGCCGAGGCGCCCACGCCGACCGCCAATCCCTTCTCCACCTCCCTCCTGACAGCCCCCAAGCCCTCCGCGGCGGCCTCCGACCTCCCCGAGGGCGCGCAGTGGCGGTACAGCGAGTTCTTGTCCGCCGTCAAGCGGGGAAAAGTCGAGCGCGTGCGCTTCACCAAGGACGGGGGCCTGCTCCAGCTGACGGCCGTCGACGGCCGCCGCGCCACCGTGGTGGTCCCCAACGACCCGGACCTCATTGACATCCTCGCCACCAACGGCGTCGACATCTCCGTCTCCGAGGGCGAGTCCGCTGGCCCCGGCGGCTTCGTCGCCTTCGTCGGCAACCTCCTCTTCCCGTTCCTCGCCTTCGCGggcctcttcttcctcttccgCCGCGCGCAGGGCGGGCCTGGCGCTGGCCCCGGCGGGCTCGGCGGGCCCATGGACTTCGGCCGCTCCAAGAGCAAGTTCCAGGAGGTGCCTGAGACGGGCGTCACGTTCCTCGACGTCGCTGGTGCGGACCAGGCCAAGCTCGAGCTGCAGGAGGTCGTTGATTTCCTTAAGAACCCCGATAAGTACACCGCGCTCGGAGCCAAGATCcccaaggggtgcctcctcgtTGGTCCGCCTGGGACTGGGAAGACCCTCCTCGCGCGTGCCGTCGCTGGGGAGGCTGGGGTGCCCTTCTTCTCCTGCGCGGCCTCTGAGTTCGTCGAGCTCTTCGTCGGTGTCGGTGCCTCCAGGGTGCGCGACCTCTTCGAGAAGGCCAAGGCCAAGGCGCCCTGCATTGTCTTCATTGATGAGATTGATGCCGTCGGGAGGCAGCGTGGTGCCGGACTTGGTGGGGGTAATGACGAGAGGGAGCAGACCATTAATCAGCTCTTGACGGAGATGGATGGCTTCGCTGGCAACAGCGGTGTCATTGTGCTTGCCGCCACCAATAGGCCTGATGTGCTGGACTCGGCACTCCTCCGGCCAGGGAGGTTCGATAGGCAGGTCACCGTTGACAGGCCAGATGTTGCAGGGCGCGTCAAGATTCTTGAG GTTCACTCCCGAGGAAAGGCTTTGGCAAAAGATGTCGACTTTGAGAAAATTGCTAGAAGGACTCCTGGTTTCACTGGTGCTGACCTCCAAAACCTCATGAATGAGGCTGCCATCCTTGCTGCTCGCCGTGATCTTAAGGAAATTAGCAAGGATGAGATCTCTGATgctcttgagagaatcattgctggccCCGAGAAGAAAAATGCTGTTGTTTCTGAGGAGAAGAAGAGGCTTGTCGCTTACCATG AGGCTGGTCATGCCCTTGTTGGCGCCCTCATGCCAGAGTATGATCCAGTAGCCAAGATTTCCATCATTCCTCGTGGACAGGCTGGTGGACTCACATTCTTTGCCCCAAGCGAAGAAAGGCTAGAATCTGGATTGTACAGCAGGAGCTATCTTGAGAACCAAATGGCTGTAGCCCTTGGTGGCAG GGTTGCTGAAGAGGTGATCTTTGGCCAAGAAAATGTGACAACAGGAGCTTCCAACGATTTTATGCAAGTGTCACGTGTCGCAAGACAAATGGTCGAAAGATTTGGATTCAGTAAGAAGATCGGCCAAGTTGCGATTGGGGGACCTGGTGGAAACCCTTTCTTGGGGCAACAG ATGTCGAGCCAGAAGGACTACTCGATGGCAACTGCTGATGTTGTGGATGCTGAGGTGAGGGAACTCGTGGAGAAGGCCTACTCTAGAGCAACGCAGATCATCACCACGCACATTGACATCCTCCACAAGCTCGCTCAACTCCTGATCGAGAAGGAGACTGTGGACGGGGAGGAGTTCATGAGCTTGTTCATTGACGGCCAGGCTGAGTTGTTTGTCGCTTGA